The Anas acuta chromosome 7, bAnaAcu1.1, whole genome shotgun sequence genome has a window encoding:
- the INSYN2A gene encoding inhibitory synaptic factor 2A isoform X2 gives MVSKEPSKCLLTTSESEVEPAASLALEMKYALDPNRQIKKRNKALQVRFKDICEAQNEQRDKQLATSQDSEKREAKALSYKTAYRKYMTVPARRSIPNVTKSTGVQTSPDLKKCYQTFPLDRKKGNIIKSASAVAFKGENNGFLVDLKDKEGRSSGEEGQWGRKAGSLQTAEFISHVGERACAGAWQGAEPPGCPLHNAAKPEPGSEEPGQPLQGRVFKTEVATLYLPAGGADASQPEAEWSLCPAAGEEDSKRTVHLNGVQPQAAEAPACPLQARCPAGERQERSPRGDASPSCQAAVALSEECQQIVPHTEVVDLKAQLQVMENLISSSQETIKVLLGVIQELEKGEAHREGFLGNGEMALPHHLRTHHTF, from the coding sequence ATGGTGAGTAAGGAGCCCAGCAAATGCTTACTCACCACCTCGGAAAGCGAAGTTGAGCCAGCAGCTTCGCTTGCTCTGGAGATGAAATATGCTCTGGATCCCAACCGGCAGATCAAGAAGCGCAACAAGGCCCTGCAGGTGAGATTCAAGGACATCTGCGAGGCCCAGAACGAGCAGCGGGACAAGCAGCTCGCCACCAGCCAGGACAGCGAGAAGCGAGAGGCCAAGGCGCTCTCCTACAAAACGGCCTACCGCAAGTACATGACGGTGCCGGCCCGCAGGTCCATCCCCAACGTCACCAAGAGCACGGGGGTGCAGACCTCCCCCGACCTCAAGAAGTGTTACCAGACCTTTCCCCTGGACCGCAAGAAAGGGAATATCATCAAGAGCGCCTCCGCCGTCGCCTTCAAGGGCGAGAACAACGGGTTCCTGGTAGACCTGAAGGACAAGGAGGGCAGGAGCTCGGGGGAGGAGGGCCAGTGGGGCAGGAAGGCCGGCAGCCTGCAGACGGCCGAGTTCATCTCCCACGTGGGCGAGCGGGCGTGCGCGGGGGCTTGGCAGGGCGCCGagccccccggctgccccctcCACAACGCGGCCAAGCCGGAGCCGGGGAGCGAGGAGCCCGGGCAGCCCCTCCAGGGGAGGGTGTTCAAAACGGAGGTGGCCACCCTCTACCTGCCGGCGGGCGGCGCGGACGCCTCGCAGCCTGAAGCCGAGTGGTCGCTGTGCCCGGCGGCGGGCGAGGAGGACAGCAAGAGGACCGTGCACCTCAACGGGGTCCAGCCGCAGGCCGCCGAGGCGCCCGCCTGCCCGCTGCAGGCTCGGTGCCCGGCCGGCGAGCGGCAGGAGCGCAGCCCTCGAGGCGACGCCTCGCCCAGCTGCCAGGCCGCCGTCGCCCTGAGCGAGGAATGCCAGCAAATCGTGCCTCACACCGAAGTTGTGGACTTGAAAGCGCAGCTGCAGGTGATGGAGAATCTGATCAGCTCCAGTCAGGAAACCATCAAGGTCTTGTTGGGGGTCATCCAGGAGCTAGAGAAAGGAGAAGCTCACAGAGAAGG